One region of Natronorubrum aibiense genomic DNA includes:
- the lysA gene encoding diaminopimelate decarboxylase codes for MTALEGTPSVRRLTAWDPAELESRASEYGTPLYVLDLDRISENAQRLASAFPDAEILYAVKANALKDVLETLHGEGIGLECASAGELTRALDASDDGAAVHYTAVNPPAHDLDQVVEAWEAYPELTITAGSEDTIDRLADRGYDGRLCLRVNPGIGAGHHEKVQTGAAAKFGVPAERAVDVLADAAERSFDVVGIHAHVGSGVSSDQLDAHREFVSRMGEIARSVTEAVGDLEFVDVGGGFGVPYREDEQPLDLEAVANATREALGDVNAQLTIEPGRYLVADAGVLLTEINTVKAARDTTVVGVDAGMTTLLRPAMYDAYHPIRNLTAAREADSSDAERGREQIPQTIAGPICESGDVFATDRTLPASERGDVIAIGNAGAYGYEMANQYNSRPRPASVVTEDGTVRLARRRETIDDVTRVERER; via the coding sequence ATGACTGCGCTCGAGGGGACACCGTCGGTTCGCCGGCTCACGGCGTGGGATCCGGCAGAACTCGAGTCCCGTGCGTCGGAGTACGGGACGCCGTTGTACGTCCTCGATCTCGATCGAATCAGCGAGAACGCCCAGCGACTCGCGTCGGCCTTTCCCGACGCCGAAATCCTCTATGCCGTCAAAGCGAACGCGCTCAAAGACGTCCTCGAGACGCTCCACGGGGAGGGGATCGGCCTCGAGTGTGCGTCGGCAGGCGAACTCACGCGGGCGCTCGACGCGAGCGACGACGGGGCCGCCGTCCACTACACGGCTGTCAACCCGCCCGCGCACGATCTCGATCAGGTCGTCGAGGCGTGGGAGGCGTACCCGGAGCTGACGATCACCGCCGGCTCCGAGGACACGATCGACCGCCTCGCCGACCGCGGCTACGACGGCCGACTCTGTCTCCGAGTCAACCCCGGTATCGGTGCCGGCCACCACGAAAAAGTCCAGACCGGCGCGGCCGCGAAGTTCGGCGTGCCAGCCGAGCGCGCCGTCGACGTCCTCGCCGATGCTGCCGAGCGCAGCTTCGACGTCGTCGGTATCCACGCTCACGTCGGCTCTGGTGTCTCGAGCGATCAACTCGACGCCCACCGGGAGTTCGTCTCACGGATGGGTGAGATCGCCCGGTCAGTCACGGAGGCAGTCGGCGACCTCGAGTTCGTCGACGTCGGCGGGGGCTTCGGGGTCCCCTACCGCGAGGACGAACAGCCGCTAGACCTCGAGGCAGTCGCCAACGCGACCCGAGAGGCACTCGGCGATGTGAACGCGCAACTGACGATCGAACCCGGGCGCTACCTCGTCGCCGACGCCGGTGTATTGCTGACCGAGATCAACACGGTCAAAGCCGCCCGCGACACGACCGTCGTCGGCGTCGACGCTGGGATGACGACGCTCTTGCGGCCCGCGATGTACGACGCGTACCACCCGATCCGGAACCTGACGGCCGCACGTGAAGCCGACTCGAGCGACGCCGAACGCGGCCGCGAGCAGATCCCACAGACGATCGCCGGTCCGATCTGCGAGAGCGGCGACGTATTCGCGACGGATCGTACCCTCCCGGCGAGCGAACGCGGCGACGTGATCGCGATCGGGAACGCGGGTGCGTACGGATACGAGATGGCCAACCAGTACAACTCCCGACCCCGGCCCGCCTCGGTCGTCACAGAAGACGGCACAGTGCGACTCGCTCGGCGACGCGAAACGATCGACGACGTTACCAGAGTCGAACGCGAGAGGTAA
- the dapF gene encoding diaminopimelate epimerase: protein MTVPFQKYHGTGNDFLIIHAAEYVPDRAALAKRECDRDTGVGADGILYLALEEAFNPPRVVMTLVQPDGSTAPMCGNGARCAAEWAMQRTGTDSVMIDTQAGTLRADRTDDGITVEMGTPTFAPEDIPVDADEPVFEESIEGLEVSVVNTGVPHAVAFVDDVDDIDLESVAPPVRHADVFPKGTNVTIASLDGDGGFRQRTFERGVEGETDSCGTGAVAIAVVARRLGLTDADPVTVTPPGGELRVSFNDRGRATLAGPVEHEFDGEVSIESPAEQ, encoded by the coding sequence ATGACCGTTCCATTCCAAAAGTACCACGGCACCGGCAACGACTTTCTGATCATCCACGCGGCCGAATACGTCCCCGATCGGGCCGCACTCGCTAAACGCGAGTGTGACCGCGACACCGGCGTCGGTGCCGACGGAATCCTCTATCTCGCCCTAGAAGAGGCGTTCAACCCGCCACGCGTCGTGATGACGCTGGTCCAGCCCGACGGCTCGACGGCACCGATGTGTGGCAACGGCGCCCGCTGTGCCGCCGAGTGGGCCATGCAGCGAACCGGTACCGATAGCGTCATGATCGATACACAGGCGGGCACCTTGCGTGCGGATCGCACTGACGACGGCATCACCGTCGAGATGGGGACGCCGACGTTTGCCCCCGAAGACATCCCCGTCGACGCCGACGAACCCGTCTTCGAGGAGTCGATCGAAGGCCTCGAGGTCTCCGTCGTCAACACCGGCGTTCCCCACGCCGTCGCGTTCGTCGACGACGTCGACGACATCGATCTCGAGTCGGTTGCGCCGCCGGTTCGCCACGCCGACGTCTTCCCGAAGGGTACGAACGTCACGATCGCTAGCCTCGACGGCGACGGCGGCTTCCGTCAGCGGACCTTCGAGCGCGGTGTCGAAGGCGAAACCGACTCCTGTGGCACCGGTGCGGTCGCCATCGCCGTCGTCGCACGTCGACTCGGCCTCACTGACGCCGACCCGGTCACCGTCACGCCGCCGGGTGGCGAACTCCGCGTGAGCTTCAACGACCGCGGACGGGCGACGCTCGCCGGTCCCGTCGAACACGAGTTCGACGGCGAAGTTTCGATCGAGTCGCCGGCCGAACAGTGA